A window of Candidatus Zymogenus saltonus contains these coding sequences:
- a CDS encoding NAD(P)H-dependent oxidoreductase produces the protein MKITVLGGSPKGQKSNTMQYMNYIMKHFPENEYTVFNIGYESDQLDTKPEFFKEVIDSIKKTDAIFWVYPIHYFLVPSRMKRFIELCFEKKATAAFKGKYATAITTSMHFFDHTSLNYIHAISEDLDMSFITPFSVMFNQLVEPKTRKNLLLFAEDFFNHVKNKIPTPKGYPPMKHNVPKYSPSKVKESPKGKDYRILLITDQKKGDVNLGRMTDTFIKSTESEVEVVNLNEVKLLGGCTNCLRCTYDGICAYNDDMNRIYRDKMLPADAIIYAGTIVDKYLSSRWKLFFDRFFVNAHRPTLVGKQGGFIISGPLSQIPNLKQLFLCFGETFGLNINAFVTDEDKDSSRVTALLGDLADRVITNLETGYSRPPTFLGVGGHKILRDLNFATRFIFLENHKYYVEHNLFDFPHGQRKMRIMGRILPPLLKIKGFRKKFQAGMNDNMIAPLIKALDE, from the coding sequence ATGAAGATTACGGTACTGGGTGGAAGCCCGAAGGGCCAAAAGAGCAACACGATGCAGTACATGAACTACATAATGAAGCACTTCCCCGAAAATGAGTACACCGTCTTCAATATCGGCTACGAATCGGATCAGCTGGACACGAAGCCGGAGTTTTTCAAGGAGGTAATCGATAGTATCAAGAAGACGGACGCCATATTCTGGGTTTATCCGATTCACTACTTCCTCGTCCCATCGAGGATGAAGAGGTTTATCGAGCTTTGCTTCGAGAAGAAGGCGACCGCCGCCTTCAAGGGGAAGTACGCCACCGCCATAACCACGTCGATGCACTTCTTTGACCACACCTCCCTAAACTACATCCACGCAATATCGGAAGACCTGGACATGAGCTTCATCACCCCTTTTTCGGTGATGTTCAACCAACTCGTGGAACCGAAGACGAGAAAGAACCTCCTCCTCTTCGCCGAGGATTTCTTCAACCACGTCAAGAATAAGATACCCACACCAAAGGGGTATCCACCCATGAAGCACAACGTCCCGAAATATTCGCCGTCCAAGGTCAAAGAAAGCCCCAAGGGAAAGGATTACAGGATACTGTTGATTACCGACCAAAAAAAAGGGGATGTCAATCTCGGCAGGATGACAGACACATTCATCAAGTCGACGGAAAGCGAGGTTGAGGTGGTAAACCTGAACGAGGTAAAGCTCCTCGGGGGGTGCACCAACTGCCTCAGGTGCACCTACGACGGGATATGCGCATACAACGACGATATGAACCGTATCTACAGAGATAAGATGCTCCCCGCCGACGCTATAATCTATGCCGGGACGATAGTGGACAAGTATCTGTCGAGCCGGTGGAAGCTTTTCTTCGATAGGTTTTTCGTCAACGCCCACAGGCCCACGCTGGTGGGCAAGCAGGGGGGATTTATCATATCCGGGCCGCTTTCACAGATACCGAACCTGAAACAGCTATTTCTATGCTTCGGCGAGACCTTCGGGCTCAATATCAACGCCTTCGTGACGGACGAGGATAAGGATTCTTCAAGGGTGACCGCCCTCCTCGGCGACCTTGCGGACAGGGTGATAACGAACCTCGAGACAGGCTATAGCAGACCGCCGACCTTCCTCGGGGTGGGGGGTCACAAGATATTGAGGGACCTCAACTTCGCCACGCGCTTCATCTTTCTCGAAAACCACAAGTATTACGTCGAACACAACCTCTTCGACTTTCCACACGGCCAGCGGAAGATGCGGATTATGGGAAGGATATTGCCGCCGCTTCTGAAGATCAAGGGATTCAGGAAGAAGTTTCAGGCCGGCATGAACGACAACATGATAGCGCCGCTTATCAAGGCGCTGGACGAGTAG